The Symphalangus syndactylus isolate Jambi chromosome 11, NHGRI_mSymSyn1-v2.1_pri, whole genome shotgun sequence genome contains a region encoding:
- the RBBP6 gene encoding E3 ubiquitin-protein ligase RBBP6 isoform X3, producing MSCVHYKFSSKLNYDTVTFDGLHISLCDLKKQIMGREKLKAADCDLQITNAQTKEEYTDDNALIPKNSSVIVRRIPIGGVKSTSKTYVISRTEPVMATTKAIDDSSASISLAQLTKTANLAEANASEEDKIKAMMSQSGHEYDPINYMKKPLGPPPPSYTCFRCGKPGHYIKNCPTNGDKNFESGPRIKKSTGIPRSFMMEVKDPNMKGAMLTNTGKYAIPTIDAEAYAIGKKEKPPFLPEEPSSSSEEDDPIPDELLCLICKDIMTDAVVIPCCGNSYCDECIRTALLESDEHTCPTCHQNDVSPDALIANKFLRQAVNNFKNETGYTKRLRKQLPPPPPPIPPPRPLIQRNLQPLMRSPISRQQDPLMIPVTSSSAHPAPSISSLTSNKSSLAPPVSGNPSSAPAPVPDITATVSISVHSEKSDGPFRDSDNKILPAVALASEHSKGTSSIAITALMEEKGYQVPVLGTPSLLGQSLLHGQLIPTTGPVRINTARPGGGRPGWEHSNKLGYLVSPPQQIRRGERSCYRSINRGRHHSERSQRTQGPSLPATPVFVPVPPPPLYPPPPHTLPLPPGVPPPQFSPQFPPGQPPPAGYSVPPPGFPPAPTNLSTPWVSSGVQTAHSNTIPTTQAPPLSREEFYREQRRLKEEEKKKSKLDEFTNDFAKELMEYKKIQKERRRSFSRSKSPYSGSSYSRSSYTYSKSRSGSTRSRSYSRSFSRSHSRSYSRSPPYPRRGRGKSRNYRSRSRSHGYHRSRSRSPPYRRYHSRSRSPQAFRGQSPNKRNVPQGETEREYFNRYREVPPPYDMKAYYGRSVDFRDPFEKERYREWERKYREWYEKYYKGYAAGAQPRPSANRENFSPERFLPLNIRNSPFTRGRREDFVGGQSHRSRNIGSNYPEKLSARDGHNQKDNTKSKEKESENAAGDGKGNKHKKHRKRRKGEESEGFLNPELLETSRKSRESTGVEENKTDSLFVLPSRDDATPVRDEPMDAESITFKSVSEKDKRERDKPKAKGDKTKRKNDGSAVSKKENIIKPAKGPQEKVDGEREKSPRSEPPLKKAKEETPKTDNAKSSSSSQKDEKITGTPRKAHSKSAKEHQETKPVKEEKVKKDYSKDVKSEKLTTKEEKAKKPNEKNKPLDNKGEKRKRKTEEKGVDKDFESSSMKISKLEVTEIVKPSPKRKMEPDTEKMDRTPEKDKISSAPAKKIKLNRETGKKIGSTENISNTKEPSEKLESTSSKVKQEKVKGKVRRKVTGTEGSSSTLVDYTSTSSTGGSPVRKSEEKTDTKRTVIKTMEEYNNDNTAPAEDVIIMIQVPQSKWDKDDFESEEEDVKSTQPISSVGKPASVIKNVSTKPSNIVKYPEKESEPSEKIQKFTKDVSHEIIQHEVKSSKNSASSEKGKTKDRDYSVLEKENPEKKKNSTQPEKESNLDHLNEQGNFKSLSQSSKEARTSDKHDSTRTSSNKDFTPNRDKKTDYDTREYSSSKRRDEKNELTRRKDSPSRNKDSASGQKNKPREERDLPKKGTGDSKKSNSSPSRDRKPHDHKATYDTKRPNEETKSVDKNPCKDREKHVLEARNNKESSGNKLIYILNPPETQVEKEQITGQIDKNTVKPKPQLSHSSRLSSDLTRETDEAAFEPDYNESDSESNVSVKEEETSGNISKDLKDKIVEKAKESLDTAAVIQVGISRNQSHSSPSVSPSRSHSPSGSQTRSHSSSASSAESQDSKKKKKKKEKKKHKKHKKHKKHKKHAGTEVELEKSQKHKHKKKKSKKNKDKEKEKEKDDQKVKSVTV from the exons ACTGCCAATCTGGCTGAAGCCAATGCTTCTGAAGAAGATAAAATTAAAGCAATGATGTCGCAATCTGGCCATGAATACGACCCAATCAA TTACATGAAGAAACCTCTAGGTCCACCACCTCCATCTTACACGTGTTTCCGTTGTGGTAAACCTGGACATTATATTAAGAATTGCCCAACAAATGGG GATAAAAACTTTGAATCTGGTCCTAGGATTAAAAAGAGCACTGgaattcccagaagtttcatgaTGGAAGTGAAAGATCCTAATATGAAAGGTGCAATGCTTACCAACACTGGAAAATATGCAATACCAACTATAGATGC AGAAGCATATGCAATtgggaagaaagagaaacctCCCTTCTTACCAGAGGAGCCATCTTCTTCCTCAGAAGAAGATGATCCTATCCCAGATGAATTGTTGTGTCTCATCTGCAAGGATATTATGACTGATGCTGTTGTGATTCCCTGCTGTGGAAACAGTTACTGTGATGAAT GTATAAGAACAGCACTCCTGGAATCAGATGAGCATACATGTCCAACGTGTCATCAAAATGATGTTTCTCCTGATGCTTTAATTGCCAATAAATTTTTACGACAG GCTGTTAACAACTTCAAAAATGAAACTGGCTATACAAAAAGACTACGAAAACAGTTACCTCCTCCACCACCCCCAATACCACCTCCGAGACCACTGATTCAGAGGAACCTACAACCTCTGATGAGATCTCCAATATCAAGACAACAAGATCCTCTTATGATTCCAGTGACATCTTCATCAGCTCACCCAGCTCCGTCTATATCGTCATTAACTTCTAATAAGTCTTCCTTGGCCCCTCCTGTGTCTGGAAATCCATCTTCTGCTCCAGCTCCTGTACCTGATATAACTGCAACAGTATCCATATCAGTTCATTCAGAAAAATCAGATGGACCTTTTCG gGATTCTGATAATAAAATATTGCCAGCTGTAGCACTTGCATCAGAGCACTCAAAGGGAACCTCCTCAATTGCAATTACTGCTCTTATGGAAGAGAAG GGTTACCAGGTGCCTGTTCTTGGAACCCCATCTTTGCTTGGACAGTCATTATTGCATGGACAGTTGATCCCCACAACTG gtCCAGTAAGAATAAATACTGCTCGTCCAGGCGGTGGTCGACCAGGCTGGGAACA TTCCAACAAACTCGGCTATCTGGTTTCTCCACCACAACAAATTAGAAGAGGGGAGAGGAGCTGCTACAG AAGTATAAACCGTGGGCGACACCACAGCGAAAGATCACAGAGGACTCAAGGCCCGTCACTACCAGCAACTCCAGTCTTTGTACCTGTTCCACCACCTCCTTTGTATCCGCCTCCTCCCCATACACTTCCTCTCCCTCCGGGTGTTCCTCCTCCACAGTTTTCTCCTCAATTTCCTCCTGGCCAGCCACCACCCGCTGGGTATAGTGTCCCTCCTCCAGGGTTTCCTCCAGCTCCTACCAATTTATCAACACCTTGGGTATCATCAGGAGTGCAGACAGCTCATTCAAATACCATCCCAACAACACAAGCACCACCTTTGTCCAGGGAAGAATTCTATAGAGAGCAGCGACGACTAAAAGAAGA ggaaaagaaaaagtccaAGCTAGATGAGTTTACAAATGATTTTGCTAAGGAATTGATGGAATACAAAAAGATTCAAAAGGAGCGTAGGCGCTCATTTTCCAG gtctAAATCTCCCTATAGTGGTTCTTCGTATTCAAGAAGTTCATATACTTACTCTAAATCAAGATCTGGTTCAACACGTTCACGCTCTTATTCTCGATCATTCAGCCGCTCACATTCTCGTTCCTATTCACGGTCACCTCCATACCCCAgaagaggcagaggcaagagccGCAATTACCGTTCACGGTCTAGATCTCATGGATATCATCGATCTAGGTCAAGGTCACCCCCTTATAGACGCTATCATTCACGATCAAGATCTCCTCAAGCGTTTAGGGGACAGTCTCCTAATAAACGTAATGTACCTCAAGGGGAAACAGAACGTGaatattttaatagatacagAGAAGTTCCACCACCATATGACATGAAAGCATATTATGGGAGAAGTGTTGACTTTAGAGACCCATTTGAAAAAGAACGCTACCGAGAATGGGAGAGAAAATATAGAGAGTGgtatgaaaaatattataaaggtTATGCTGCTGGAGCACAGCCTAGACCCTCAGCAAATAGAGAGAACTTTTCTCCAGAAAGATTTTTACCACTTAACATCAGGAATTCTCCCTTCACAAGAGGCCGCAGAGAAGACTTTGTTGGTGGGCAAAGTCATAGAAGTCGAAACATAGGTAGCAACTATCCAGAAAAGCTTTCAGCAAGAGATGGTCACAATCAGAAGGATAATACAAAGTCAAAAGAGAAGGAGAGTGAAAACGCTGCAGGAGATGGTAAAGGAAATAAGCataagaaacacagaaaaagaagaaaaggtgagGAAAGTGAGGGTTTTCTGAACCCAGAGTTATTAGAGACTTCTAGGAAATCAAGAGAATCTACAGgtgttgaagaaaataaaacagactcATTGTTTGTTCTCCCAAGTAGAGATGATGCCACACCTGTTAGAGATGAACCAATGGATGCAGAATCAATCACTTTTAAATCAGTGTCTGAAAAAGACAAGAGAGAAAGGGATAAACCAAAAGCAAAGGGTGATAAAACCAAACGGAAGAATGATGGATCTgctgtgtcaaaaaaagaaaatattataaaacctGCTAAAGGACCCCAAGAAAAAGTAGATGGAGAACGTGAGAAATCTCCTCGATCTGAACCTCCACTTAAAAAAGCCAAAGAGGAGACTCCAAAGACTGACAATGCTAAATCATCATCTTCCTCTCAGAAGGATGAAAAAATCACTGGAACCCCCAGAAAAGCTCACTCTAAATCAGCAAAAGAACACCAAGAAACAAAACCAGTCAAAGAGGAAAAAGTGAAGAAGGACTATTCCAAAGATGTCAAATCAGAAAAGCTAACAACTAAGGAAGAAAAGGCCAAGAAGCctaatgagaaaaacaaaccacttgataataagggagaaaaaagaaaaagaaaaactgaagaaaaaggtGTAGATAAAGATTTTGAGTCTTCTTCAATGAAAATCTCGAAACTAGAAGTGACTGAAATAGTGAAACCATCACCAAAGCGCAAAATGGAACCTGATACTGAAAAAATGGATAGGACCCCTGAAAAGGACAAAATTTCTTCAGCGCCAGCCAAAAAAATCAAGCTCAACAGAGAAACTGGGAAGAAAATTGGAAGTACAGAAAATATATCAAACACAAAAGAACCCTCTGAAAAATTGGAGTCAACATCTAGCAAAGTTAAACAAGAAAAAGTCAAAGGAAAGGTCAGACGAAAAGTGACTGGGACTGAAGGATCTAGCTCAACTCTGGTGGATTATACCAG tACGAGCTCAACTGGAGGCAGTCCTGTGCGGAAATCTGAAGAAAAAACAGATACAAAGCGAACTGTGATTAAAACGATGGAAGAATATAATAATGACAATACGGCGCCAGCTGAAGATGTTATCATTATGATTCAGGTTCCTCAATCCAAATGGGATAAAGATGACTTTGAATCTGAAGAAGAAGATGTTAAATCCACACAGCCTATATCAAGTGTAGGAAAACCTGCTAGTGTTATAAAAAATGTTAGTACAAAGCCATCAAATATAGTCAAGTATCCTGAGAAAGAAAGTGAGCCATCAGAGAAAATTCAGAAATTCACCAAGGACGTGAGCCATGAAATCATACAACACGAGGTTAAAAGTTCAAAAAACTCTGCATCTAGTGAAAAAGGGAAAACCAAAGATCGAGATTATTCAGTGTTGGAAAAGGAAAACCCTGAAAAGAAGAAGAACAGCACTCagccagagaaagagagtaatTTGGACCATCTGAATGaacaaggaaattttaaaagtctgtCTCAATCTTCCAAAGAGGCTAGAACGTCAGATAAACATGATTCCACTCGTACTTCCTCAAATAAAGACTTCACTCCCAATAGAGACAAAAAAACTGACTATGACACCAGAGAGTATTCAAGTTCCAAACGTAGAgatgaaaagaatgaattaacAAGAAGAAAAGACTCTCCTTCTCGGAATAAAGATTCTGCATCTGGACAGAAAAATAAGCCAAGGGAAGAGAGAGATTTGCCTAAAAAAGGAACAGGAGATTCCAAAAAAAGTAATTCTAGTCCCTCAAGAGACAGAAAACCTCATGATCACAAAGCCACTTACGATACTAAACGCCCAAATGAAGAGACAAAATCTGTAGATAAAAATCCTTGTAAGGATCGTGAGAAGCATGTATTAGAAGCAAGGAACAATAAAGAGTCAAGTGGCAATAAACTAATTTATATACTTAACCCACCAGAGACACAGGTTGAAAAAGAGCAAATTACTGGGCAAATTGACAAGAATACTGTCAAGCCTAAACCCCAGTTAAGTCATTCCTCTAGACTTTCCTCTGACTTAACTAGAGAAACTGATGAAGCTGCTTTTGAACCAGACTATAATGAAAGTGACAGTGAAAGTAATGTTTCTGTAAAAGAAGAGGAAACTTCAGGAAACATTTCTAAGGACCTGAAAGATAAAATAGTGGAGAAAGCGAAAGAGAGCCTGGACACAGCAGCAGTCATCCAGGTGGGCATAAGCAGGAACCAGAGCCACAGCAGCCCCAGCGTCAGCCCCAGCAGAAGCCACAGTCCTTCTGGAAGCCAGACCCGAAGCCACAGTAGCAGTGCCAGCTCAGCAGAAAGTCAGGAcagcaagaagaagaagaaaaagaaggaaaagaaaaaacacaagaaacatAAAAAGCATAAGAAGCATAAGAAACATGCAGGCACTGAAGTGGAATtggaaaaaagccaaaaacacaaacacaagaaaaagaagtcaaagaagaacaaagataaagagaaggagaaggagaaagatgaCCAAAAAGTGAAATCTGTCACTGTGTaa
- the RBBP6 gene encoding E3 ubiquitin-protein ligase RBBP6 isoform X4 translates to MSCVHYKFSSKLNYDTVTFDGLHISLCDLKKQIMGREKLKAADCDLQITNAQTKEEYTDDNALIPKNSSVIVRRIPIGGVKSTSKTYVISRTEPVMATTKAIDDSSASISLAQLTKTANLAEANASEEDKIKAMMSQSGHEYDPINYMKKPLGPPPPSYTCFRCGKPGHYIKNCPTNGDKNFESGPRIKKSTGIPRSFMMEVKDPNMKGAMLTNTGKYAIPTIDAEAYAIGKKEKPPFLPEEPSSSSEEDDPIPDELLCLICKDIMTDAVVIPCCGNSYCDECIRTALLESDEHTCPTCHQNDVSPDALIANKFLRQAVNNFKNETGYTKRLRKQLPPPPPPIPPPRPLIQRNLQPLMRSPISRQQDPLMIPVTSSSAHPAPSISSLTSNKSSLAPPVSGNPSSAPAPVPDITATVSISVHSEKSDGPFRDSDNKILPAVALASEHSKGTSSIAITALMEEKGYQVPVLGTPSLLGQSLLHGQLIPTTGPVRINTARPGGGRPGWEHSNKLGYLVSPPQQIRRGERSCYRSINRGRHHSERSQRTQGPSLPATPVFVPVPPPPLYPPPPHTLPLPPGVPPPQFSPQFPPGQPPPAGYSVPPPGFPPAPTNLSTPWVSSGVQTAHSNTIPTTQAPPLSREEFYREQRRLKEESKSPYSGSSYSRSSYTYSKSRSGSTRSRSYSRSFSRSHSRSYSRSPPYPRRGRGKSRNYRSRSRSHGYHRSRSRSPPYRRYHSRSRSPQAFRGQSPNKRNVPQGETEREYFNRYREVPPPYDMKAYYGRSVDFRDPFEKERYREWERKYREWYEKYYKGYAAGAQPRPSANRENFSPERFLPLNIRNSPFTRGRREDFVGGQSHRSRNIGSNYPEKLSARDGHNQKDNTKSKEKESENAAGDGKGNKHKKHRKRRKGEESEGFLNPELLETSRKSRESTGVEENKTDSLFVLPSRDDATPVRDEPMDAESITFKSVSEKDKRERDKPKAKGDKTKRKNDGSAVSKKENIIKPAKGPQEKVDGEREKSPRSEPPLKKAKEETPKTDNAKSSSSSQKDEKITGTPRKAHSKSAKEHQETKPVKEEKVKKDYSKDVKSEKLTTKEEKAKKPNEKNKPLDNKGEKRKRKTEEKGVDKDFESSSMKISKLEVTEIVKPSPKRKMEPDTEKMDRTPEKDKISSAPAKKIKLNRETGKKIGSTENISNTKEPSEKLESTSSKVKQEKVKGKVRRKVTGTEGSSSTLVDYTSTSSTGGSPVRKSEEKTDTKRTVIKTMEEYNNDNTAPAEDVIIMIQVPQSKWDKDDFESEEEDVKSTQPISSVGKPASVIKNVSTKPSNIVKYPEKESEPSEKIQKFTKDVSHEIIQHEVKSSKNSASSEKGKTKDRDYSVLEKENPEKKKNSTQPEKESNLDHLNEQGNFKSLSQSSKEARTSDKHDSTRTSSNKDFTPNRDKKTDYDTREYSSSKRRDEKNELTRRKDSPSRNKDSASGQKNKPREERDLPKKGTGDSKKSNSSPSRDRKPHDHKATYDTKRPNEETKSVDKNPCKDREKHVLEARNNKESSGNKLIYILNPPETQVEKEQITGQIDKNTVKPKPQLSHSSRLSSDLTRETDEAAFEPDYNESDSESNVSVKEEETSGNISKDLKDKIVEKAKESLDTAAVIQVGISRNQSHSSPSVSPSRSHSPSGSQTRSHSSSASSAESQDSKKKKKKKEKKKHKKHKKHKKHKKHAGTEVELEKSQKHKHKKKKSKKNKDKEKEKEKDDQKVKSVTV, encoded by the exons ACTGCCAATCTGGCTGAAGCCAATGCTTCTGAAGAAGATAAAATTAAAGCAATGATGTCGCAATCTGGCCATGAATACGACCCAATCAA TTACATGAAGAAACCTCTAGGTCCACCACCTCCATCTTACACGTGTTTCCGTTGTGGTAAACCTGGACATTATATTAAGAATTGCCCAACAAATGGG GATAAAAACTTTGAATCTGGTCCTAGGATTAAAAAGAGCACTGgaattcccagaagtttcatgaTGGAAGTGAAAGATCCTAATATGAAAGGTGCAATGCTTACCAACACTGGAAAATATGCAATACCAACTATAGATGC AGAAGCATATGCAATtgggaagaaagagaaacctCCCTTCTTACCAGAGGAGCCATCTTCTTCCTCAGAAGAAGATGATCCTATCCCAGATGAATTGTTGTGTCTCATCTGCAAGGATATTATGACTGATGCTGTTGTGATTCCCTGCTGTGGAAACAGTTACTGTGATGAAT GTATAAGAACAGCACTCCTGGAATCAGATGAGCATACATGTCCAACGTGTCATCAAAATGATGTTTCTCCTGATGCTTTAATTGCCAATAAATTTTTACGACAG GCTGTTAACAACTTCAAAAATGAAACTGGCTATACAAAAAGACTACGAAAACAGTTACCTCCTCCACCACCCCCAATACCACCTCCGAGACCACTGATTCAGAGGAACCTACAACCTCTGATGAGATCTCCAATATCAAGACAACAAGATCCTCTTATGATTCCAGTGACATCTTCATCAGCTCACCCAGCTCCGTCTATATCGTCATTAACTTCTAATAAGTCTTCCTTGGCCCCTCCTGTGTCTGGAAATCCATCTTCTGCTCCAGCTCCTGTACCTGATATAACTGCAACAGTATCCATATCAGTTCATTCAGAAAAATCAGATGGACCTTTTCG gGATTCTGATAATAAAATATTGCCAGCTGTAGCACTTGCATCAGAGCACTCAAAGGGAACCTCCTCAATTGCAATTACTGCTCTTATGGAAGAGAAG GGTTACCAGGTGCCTGTTCTTGGAACCCCATCTTTGCTTGGACAGTCATTATTGCATGGACAGTTGATCCCCACAACTG gtCCAGTAAGAATAAATACTGCTCGTCCAGGCGGTGGTCGACCAGGCTGGGAACA TTCCAACAAACTCGGCTATCTGGTTTCTCCACCACAACAAATTAGAAGAGGGGAGAGGAGCTGCTACAG AAGTATAAACCGTGGGCGACACCACAGCGAAAGATCACAGAGGACTCAAGGCCCGTCACTACCAGCAACTCCAGTCTTTGTACCTGTTCCACCACCTCCTTTGTATCCGCCTCCTCCCCATACACTTCCTCTCCCTCCGGGTGTTCCTCCTCCACAGTTTTCTCCTCAATTTCCTCCTGGCCAGCCACCACCCGCTGGGTATAGTGTCCCTCCTCCAGGGTTTCCTCCAGCTCCTACCAATTTATCAACACCTTGGGTATCATCAGGAGTGCAGACAGCTCATTCAAATACCATCCCAACAACACAAGCACCACCTTTGTCCAGGGAAGAATTCTATAGAGAGCAGCGACGACTAAAAGAAGA gtctAAATCTCCCTATAGTGGTTCTTCGTATTCAAGAAGTTCATATACTTACTCTAAATCAAGATCTGGTTCAACACGTTCACGCTCTTATTCTCGATCATTCAGCCGCTCACATTCTCGTTCCTATTCACGGTCACCTCCATACCCCAgaagaggcagaggcaagagccGCAATTACCGTTCACGGTCTAGATCTCATGGATATCATCGATCTAGGTCAAGGTCACCCCCTTATAGACGCTATCATTCACGATCAAGATCTCCTCAAGCGTTTAGGGGACAGTCTCCTAATAAACGTAATGTACCTCAAGGGGAAACAGAACGTGaatattttaatagatacagAGAAGTTCCACCACCATATGACATGAAAGCATATTATGGGAGAAGTGTTGACTTTAGAGACCCATTTGAAAAAGAACGCTACCGAGAATGGGAGAGAAAATATAGAGAGTGgtatgaaaaatattataaaggtTATGCTGCTGGAGCACAGCCTAGACCCTCAGCAAATAGAGAGAACTTTTCTCCAGAAAGATTTTTACCACTTAACATCAGGAATTCTCCCTTCACAAGAGGCCGCAGAGAAGACTTTGTTGGTGGGCAAAGTCATAGAAGTCGAAACATAGGTAGCAACTATCCAGAAAAGCTTTCAGCAAGAGATGGTCACAATCAGAAGGATAATACAAAGTCAAAAGAGAAGGAGAGTGAAAACGCTGCAGGAGATGGTAAAGGAAATAAGCataagaaacacagaaaaagaagaaaaggtgagGAAAGTGAGGGTTTTCTGAACCCAGAGTTATTAGAGACTTCTAGGAAATCAAGAGAATCTACAGgtgttgaagaaaataaaacagactcATTGTTTGTTCTCCCAAGTAGAGATGATGCCACACCTGTTAGAGATGAACCAATGGATGCAGAATCAATCACTTTTAAATCAGTGTCTGAAAAAGACAAGAGAGAAAGGGATAAACCAAAAGCAAAGGGTGATAAAACCAAACGGAAGAATGATGGATCTgctgtgtcaaaaaaagaaaatattataaaacctGCTAAAGGACCCCAAGAAAAAGTAGATGGAGAACGTGAGAAATCTCCTCGATCTGAACCTCCACTTAAAAAAGCCAAAGAGGAGACTCCAAAGACTGACAATGCTAAATCATCATCTTCCTCTCAGAAGGATGAAAAAATCACTGGAACCCCCAGAAAAGCTCACTCTAAATCAGCAAAAGAACACCAAGAAACAAAACCAGTCAAAGAGGAAAAAGTGAAGAAGGACTATTCCAAAGATGTCAAATCAGAAAAGCTAACAACTAAGGAAGAAAAGGCCAAGAAGCctaatgagaaaaacaaaccacttgataataagggagaaaaaagaaaaagaaaaactgaagaaaaaggtGTAGATAAAGATTTTGAGTCTTCTTCAATGAAAATCTCGAAACTAGAAGTGACTGAAATAGTGAAACCATCACCAAAGCGCAAAATGGAACCTGATACTGAAAAAATGGATAGGACCCCTGAAAAGGACAAAATTTCTTCAGCGCCAGCCAAAAAAATCAAGCTCAACAGAGAAACTGGGAAGAAAATTGGAAGTACAGAAAATATATCAAACACAAAAGAACCCTCTGAAAAATTGGAGTCAACATCTAGCAAAGTTAAACAAGAAAAAGTCAAAGGAAAGGTCAGACGAAAAGTGACTGGGACTGAAGGATCTAGCTCAACTCTGGTGGATTATACCAG tACGAGCTCAACTGGAGGCAGTCCTGTGCGGAAATCTGAAGAAAAAACAGATACAAAGCGAACTGTGATTAAAACGATGGAAGAATATAATAATGACAATACGGCGCCAGCTGAAGATGTTATCATTATGATTCAGGTTCCTCAATCCAAATGGGATAAAGATGACTTTGAATCTGAAGAAGAAGATGTTAAATCCACACAGCCTATATCAAGTGTAGGAAAACCTGCTAGTGTTATAAAAAATGTTAGTACAAAGCCATCAAATATAGTCAAGTATCCTGAGAAAGAAAGTGAGCCATCAGAGAAAATTCAGAAATTCACCAAGGACGTGAGCCATGAAATCATACAACACGAGGTTAAAAGTTCAAAAAACTCTGCATCTAGTGAAAAAGGGAAAACCAAAGATCGAGATTATTCAGTGTTGGAAAAGGAAAACCCTGAAAAGAAGAAGAACAGCACTCagccagagaaagagagtaatTTGGACCATCTGAATGaacaaggaaattttaaaagtctgtCTCAATCTTCCAAAGAGGCTAGAACGTCAGATAAACATGATTCCACTCGTACTTCCTCAAATAAAGACTTCACTCCCAATAGAGACAAAAAAACTGACTATGACACCAGAGAGTATTCAAGTTCCAAACGTAGAgatgaaaagaatgaattaacAAGAAGAAAAGACTCTCCTTCTCGGAATAAAGATTCTGCATCTGGACAGAAAAATAAGCCAAGGGAAGAGAGAGATTTGCCTAAAAAAGGAACAGGAGATTCCAAAAAAAGTAATTCTAGTCCCTCAAGAGACAGAAAACCTCATGATCACAAAGCCACTTACGATACTAAACGCCCAAATGAAGAGACAAAATCTGTAGATAAAAATCCTTGTAAGGATCGTGAGAAGCATGTATTAGAAGCAAGGAACAATAAAGAGTCAAGTGGCAATAAACTAATTTATATACTTAACCCACCAGAGACACAGGTTGAAAAAGAGCAAATTACTGGGCAAATTGACAAGAATACTGTCAAGCCTAAACCCCAGTTAAGTCATTCCTCTAGACTTTCCTCTGACTTAACTAGAGAAACTGATGAAGCTGCTTTTGAACCAGACTATAATGAAAGTGACAGTGAAAGTAATGTTTCTGTAAAAGAAGAGGAAACTTCAGGAAACATTTCTAAGGACCTGAAAGATAAAATAGTGGAGAAAGCGAAAGAGAGCCTGGACACAGCAGCAGTCATCCAGGTGGGCATAAGCAGGAACCAGAGCCACAGCAGCCCCAGCGTCAGCCCCAGCAGAAGCCACAGTCCTTCTGGAAGCCAGACCCGAAGCCACAGTAGCAGTGCCAGCTCAGCAGAAAGTCAGGAcagcaagaagaagaagaaaaagaaggaaaagaaaaaacacaagaaacatAAAAAGCATAAGAAGCATAAGAAACATGCAGGCACTGAAGTGGAATtggaaaaaagccaaaaacacaaacacaagaaaaagaagtcaaagaagaacaaagataaagagaaggagaaggagaaagatgaCCAAAAAGTGAAATCTGTCACTGTGTaa